The following proteins are encoded in a genomic region of Nomascus leucogenys isolate Asia chromosome 17, Asia_NLE_v1, whole genome shotgun sequence:
- the DAZAP1 gene encoding DAZ-associated protein 1 isoform X1: MNNSGADEIGKLFVGGLDWSTTQETLRSYFSQYGEVVDCVIMKDKTTNQSRGFGFVKFKDPNCVGTVLASRPHTLDGRNIDPKPCTPRGMQPERTRPKEGWQKGPRSDNSKSNKIFVGGIPHNCGETELREYFKKFGVVTEVVMIYDAEKQRPRGFGFITFEDEQSVDQAVNMHFHDIMGKKVEVKRAEPRDSKSQAPGQPGASQWGSRVVPNAANGWAGQPPPTWQQGYGPQGMWVPAGQAIGGYGPPPAGRGAPPPPPPFTSYIVSTPPGGFPPPQGFPQGYGAPPQFSFGYGPPPPPPDQFAPPGVPPPPATPGAAPLAFPPPPSQAAPDMSKPPTAQPDFPYGQYGKWFPAMPCPCWPQDPGHGLPSSASSPAGCPPAFTWWERGEGGGGCRGCWRDLVATRARQKGAWESCRSRAFVAQQVLQGVHVWEPEWRLGRGK; the protein is encoded by the exons GAAGCTCTTCGTGGGCGGTCTTGACTGGAGCACGACCCAAG AGACTCTGCGCAGCTACTTTTCCCAATATGGAGAAGTCGTAGATTGTGTTATCATGAAAGATAAAACCACCAACCAGTCTCGAGGCTTTGGGTTTGTCAAATTTAAAGACCCAAACTGTGTGGGGACGGTGCTGGCCAGCAGACCGCACACGCTAGACGGCCGAAAC ATCGACCCCAAGCCATGCACACCCCGGGGGATGCAGCCAGAGAGAACACGGCCGAAGGAAGGATGG CAGAAAGGACCCAGGAGCGATAACAGTAAATCAAATAAGATATTTGTCGGCGGAATTCCTCACAATTGTGGTGAGACAGAGCTCAGGGAATACTTCAAGAAGTTCGGAGTG GTCACGGAGGTAGTCATGATCTATGATGCCGAGAAGCAGAGGCCCCGAG GTTTTGGATTTATTACTTTCGAGGACGAACAATCAGTGGACCAGGCTGTCAACATGCATTTTCACGACATCATGGGCAAAAAA GTGGAAGTTAAACGAGCTGAGCCTCGGGACAGCAAGAGCCAAGCGCCGGGACAGCCAGGTGCCAGCCAGTGGGGGAGCCGGGTTGTGCCCAACGCTGCCAATGGCTGGGCAGGCCAGCCCCCGCCCACGTGGCAGCAAGGATATGGCCCGCAAG GAATGTGGGTGCCGGCAGGACAGGCAATTG GTGGCTACGGACCGCCCCCTGCGGGAAGAGGAgcccccccgccacccccaccGTTCACCTCCTACATCGTGTCCACCCCTCCTGGAGGCTTTCCCCCTCCCCAGGGCTTCCCTCAGGGCTATGGTGCCCCGCCACAGTTCA GTTTTGGCTACGGGCCTCCACCTCCACCGCCAGATCAGTTTGCCCCTCCGGGGGTTCCTCCTCCACCGGCCACTCCCGGGGCAGCACCTCTGGCTTTCCCACCGCCTCCGTCTCAGGCTGCTCCGGACATGAGCAAGCCCCCGACAGCTCAGCCAGACTTTCCCTATGGTCAGTATGGTAAGTGGTTTCCTGCCATGCCGTGTCCCTGCTGGCCCCAGGACCCTGGGCACGGCCTGCCTTCTTCTGCTTCCTCCCCTGCTGGATGCCCCCCAGCCTTTACCTGgtgggaaaggggagagggaggaggggggtgCCGGGGTTGTTGGAGAGACCTCGTGGCAACTCGGGCCCGGCAGAAGGGAGCGTGGGAGTCTTGTCGCAGCAGAGCATTCGTCGCACAGCAGGTGTTGCAGGGCGTGCATGTGTGGGAACCTGAGTGGCGACTGGGTCGAGGGAAGTGA
- the DAZAP1 gene encoding DAZ-associated protein 1 isoform X8, which yields MNNSGADEIGKLFVGGLDWSTTQETLRSYFSQYGEVVDCVIMKDKTTNQSRGFGFVKFKDPNCVGTVLASRPHTLDGRNIDPKPCTPRGMQPERTRPKEGWQKGPRSDNSKSNKIFVGGIPHNCGETELREYFKKFGVVTEVVMIYDAEKQRPRGFGFITFEDEQSVDQAVNMHFHDIMGKKVEVKRAEPRDSKSQAPGQPGASQWGSRVVPNAANGWAGQPPPTWQQGYGPQGMWVPAGQAIGGYGPPPAGRGAPPPPPPFTSYIVSTPPGGFPPPQGFPQGYGAPPQFSFGYGPPPPPPDQFAPPGVPPPPATPGAAPLAFPPPPSQAAPDMSKPPTAQPDFPYGQYGLGSYSPAPPGCGPHFVYSLMVRLSSDVA from the exons GAAGCTCTTCGTGGGCGGTCTTGACTGGAGCACGACCCAAG AGACTCTGCGCAGCTACTTTTCCCAATATGGAGAAGTCGTAGATTGTGTTATCATGAAAGATAAAACCACCAACCAGTCTCGAGGCTTTGGGTTTGTCAAATTTAAAGACCCAAACTGTGTGGGGACGGTGCTGGCCAGCAGACCGCACACGCTAGACGGCCGAAAC ATCGACCCCAAGCCATGCACACCCCGGGGGATGCAGCCAGAGAGAACACGGCCGAAGGAAGGATGG CAGAAAGGACCCAGGAGCGATAACAGTAAATCAAATAAGATATTTGTCGGCGGAATTCCTCACAATTGTGGTGAGACAGAGCTCAGGGAATACTTCAAGAAGTTCGGAGTG GTCACGGAGGTAGTCATGATCTATGATGCCGAGAAGCAGAGGCCCCGAG GTTTTGGATTTATTACTTTCGAGGACGAACAATCAGTGGACCAGGCTGTCAACATGCATTTTCACGACATCATGGGCAAAAAA GTGGAAGTTAAACGAGCTGAGCCTCGGGACAGCAAGAGCCAAGCGCCGGGACAGCCAGGTGCCAGCCAGTGGGGGAGCCGGGTTGTGCCCAACGCTGCCAATGGCTGGGCAGGCCAGCCCCCGCCCACGTGGCAGCAAGGATATGGCCCGCAAG GAATGTGGGTGCCGGCAGGACAGGCAATTG GTGGCTACGGACCGCCCCCTGCGGGAAGAGGAgcccccccgccacccccaccGTTCACCTCCTACATCGTGTCCACCCCTCCTGGAGGCTTTCCCCCTCCCCAGGGCTTCCCTCAGGGCTATGGTGCCCCGCCACAGTTCA GTTTTGGCTACGGGCCTCCACCTCCACCGCCAGATCAGTTTGCCCCTCCGGGGGTTCCTCCTCCACCGGCCACTCCCGGGGCAGCACCTCTGGCTTTCCCACCGCCTCCGTCTCAGGCTGCTCCGGACATGAGCAAGCCCCCGACAGCTCAGCCAGACTTTCCCTATGGTCAGTATG GCCTGGGTTCCTATTCTCCAGCCCCGCCGGGCTGCGGCCCACACTTTGTTTACAGTCTTATGGTCAGGCTGAGCAGTGATGTGGCCTAG
- the DAZAP1 gene encoding DAZ-associated protein 1 isoform X7 — protein sequence MKDKTTNQSRGFGFVKFKDPNCVGTVLASRPHTLDGRNIDPKPCTPRGMQPERTRPKEGWQKGPRSDNSKSNKIFVGGIPHNCGETELREYFKKFGVVTEVVMIYDAEKQRPRGFGFITFEDEQSVDQAVNMHFHDIMGKKVEVKRAEPRDSKSQAPGQPGASQWGSRVVPNAANGWAGQPPPTWQQGYGPQGMWVPAGQAIGGYGPPPAGRGAPPPPPPFTSYIVSTPPGGFPPPQGFPQGYGAPPQFSFGYGPPPPPPDQFAPPGVPPPPATPGAAPLAFPPPPSQAAPDMSKPPTAQPDFPYGQYGKWFPAMPCPCWPQDPGHGLPSSASSPAGCPPAFTWWERGEGGGGCRGCWRDLVATRARQKGAWESCRSRAFVAQQVLQGVHVWEPEWRLGRGK from the exons ATGAAAGATAAAACCACCAACCAGTCTCGAGGCTTTGGGTTTGTCAAATTTAAAGACCCAAACTGTGTGGGGACGGTGCTGGCCAGCAGACCGCACACGCTAGACGGCCGAAAC ATCGACCCCAAGCCATGCACACCCCGGGGGATGCAGCCAGAGAGAACACGGCCGAAGGAAGGATGG CAGAAAGGACCCAGGAGCGATAACAGTAAATCAAATAAGATATTTGTCGGCGGAATTCCTCACAATTGTGGTGAGACAGAGCTCAGGGAATACTTCAAGAAGTTCGGAGTG GTCACGGAGGTAGTCATGATCTATGATGCCGAGAAGCAGAGGCCCCGAG GTTTTGGATTTATTACTTTCGAGGACGAACAATCAGTGGACCAGGCTGTCAACATGCATTTTCACGACATCATGGGCAAAAAA GTGGAAGTTAAACGAGCTGAGCCTCGGGACAGCAAGAGCCAAGCGCCGGGACAGCCAGGTGCCAGCCAGTGGGGGAGCCGGGTTGTGCCCAACGCTGCCAATGGCTGGGCAGGCCAGCCCCCGCCCACGTGGCAGCAAGGATATGGCCCGCAAG GAATGTGGGTGCCGGCAGGACAGGCAATTG GTGGCTACGGACCGCCCCCTGCGGGAAGAGGAgcccccccgccacccccaccGTTCACCTCCTACATCGTGTCCACCCCTCCTGGAGGCTTTCCCCCTCCCCAGGGCTTCCCTCAGGGCTATGGTGCCCCGCCACAGTTCA GTTTTGGCTACGGGCCTCCACCTCCACCGCCAGATCAGTTTGCCCCTCCGGGGGTTCCTCCTCCACCGGCCACTCCCGGGGCAGCACCTCTGGCTTTCCCACCGCCTCCGTCTCAGGCTGCTCCGGACATGAGCAAGCCCCCGACAGCTCAGCCAGACTTTCCCTATGGTCAGTATGGTAAGTGGTTTCCTGCCATGCCGTGTCCCTGCTGGCCCCAGGACCCTGGGCACGGCCTGCCTTCTTCTGCTTCCTCCCCTGCTGGATGCCCCCCAGCCTTTACCTGgtgggaaaggggagagggaggaggggggtgCCGGGGTTGTTGGAGAGACCTCGTGGCAACTCGGGCCCGGCAGAAGGGAGCGTGGGAGTCTTGTCGCAGCAGAGCATTCGTCGCACAGCAGGTGTTGCAGGGCGTGCATGTGTGGGAACCTGAGTGGCGACTGGGTCGAGGGAAGTGA
- the DAZAP1 gene encoding DAZ-associated protein 1 isoform X5 has translation MNNSGADEIGKLFVGGLDWSTTQETLRSYFSQYGEVVDCVIMKDKTTNQSRGFGFVKFKDPNCVGTVLASRPHTLDGRNIDPKPCTPRGMQPERTRPKEGWKGPRSDNSKSNKIFVGGIPHNCGETELREYFKKFGVVTEVVMIYDAEKQRPRGFGFITFEDEQSVDQAVNMHFHDIMGKKVEVKRAEPRDSKSQAPGQPGASQWGSRVVPNAANGWAGQPPPTWQQGYGPQGMWVPAGQAIGGYGPPPAGRGAPPPPPPFTSYIVSTPPGGFPPPQGFPQGYGAPPQFSFGYGPPPPPPDQFAPPGVPPPPATPGAAPLAFPPPPSQAAPDMSKPPTAQPDFPYGQYAGYGQDLSGFGQGFSDPSQQPPSYGGPSVPGSGGPPAGGSGFGRGQNHNVQGFHPYRR, from the exons GAAGCTCTTCGTGGGCGGTCTTGACTGGAGCACGACCCAAG AGACTCTGCGCAGCTACTTTTCCCAATATGGAGAAGTCGTAGATTGTGTTATCATGAAAGATAAAACCACCAACCAGTCTCGAGGCTTTGGGTTTGTCAAATTTAAAGACCCAAACTGTGTGGGGACGGTGCTGGCCAGCAGACCGCACACGCTAGACGGCCGAAAC ATCGACCCCAAGCCATGCACACCCCGGGGGATGCAGCCAGAGAGAACACGGCCGAAGGAAGGATGG AAAGGACCCAGGAGCGATAACAGTAAATCAAATAAGATATTTGTCGGCGGAATTCCTCACAATTGTGGTGAGACAGAGCTCAGGGAATACTTCAAGAAGTTCGGAGTG GTCACGGAGGTAGTCATGATCTATGATGCCGAGAAGCAGAGGCCCCGAG GTTTTGGATTTATTACTTTCGAGGACGAACAATCAGTGGACCAGGCTGTCAACATGCATTTTCACGACATCATGGGCAAAAAA GTGGAAGTTAAACGAGCTGAGCCTCGGGACAGCAAGAGCCAAGCGCCGGGACAGCCAGGTGCCAGCCAGTGGGGGAGCCGGGTTGTGCCCAACGCTGCCAATGGCTGGGCAGGCCAGCCCCCGCCCACGTGGCAGCAAGGATATGGCCCGCAAG GAATGTGGGTGCCGGCAGGACAGGCAATTG GTGGCTACGGACCGCCCCCTGCGGGAAGAGGAgcccccccgccacccccaccGTTCACCTCCTACATCGTGTCCACCCCTCCTGGAGGCTTTCCCCCTCCCCAGGGCTTCCCTCAGGGCTATGGTGCCCCGCCACAGTTCA GTTTTGGCTACGGGCCTCCACCTCCACCGCCAGATCAGTTTGCCCCTCCGGGGGTTCCTCCTCCACCGGCCACTCCCGGGGCAGCACCTCTGGCTTTCCCACCGCCTCCGTCTCAGGCTGCTCCGGACATGAGCAAGCCCCCGACAGCTCAGCCAGACTTTCCCTATGGTCAGTATG CAGGTTACGGGCAGGACTTGAGTGGCTTTGGACAGGGCTTCTCGGACCCCAGCCAGCAGCCTCCTTCGTACGGGGGTCCCTCCGTGCCAGGGTCGGGGGGCCCCCCCGCCGGCGGCAGCGGCTTTGGACGAGGGCAGAACCACAACGTGCAAGGGTTCCACCCCTACCGACGCTAG
- the DAZAP1 gene encoding DAZ-associated protein 1 isoform X9, protein MMPRSRGPEVEVKRAEPRDSKSQAPGQPGASQWGSRVVPNAANGWAGQPPPTWQQGYGPQGMWVPAGQAIGGYGPPPAGRGAPPPPPPFTSYIVSTPPGGFPPPQGFPQGYGAPPQFSFGYGPPPPPPDQFAPPGVPPPPATPGAAPLAFPPPPSQAAPDMSKPPTAQPDFPYGQYAGYGQDLSGFGQGFSDPSQQPPSYGGPSVPGSGGPPAGGSGFGRGQNHNVQGFHPYRR, encoded by the exons ATGATGCCGAGAAGCAGAGGCCCCGAG GTGGAAGTTAAACGAGCTGAGCCTCGGGACAGCAAGAGCCAAGCGCCGGGACAGCCAGGTGCCAGCCAGTGGGGGAGCCGGGTTGTGCCCAACGCTGCCAATGGCTGGGCAGGCCAGCCCCCGCCCACGTGGCAGCAAGGATATGGCCCGCAAG GAATGTGGGTGCCGGCAGGACAGGCAATTG GTGGCTACGGACCGCCCCCTGCGGGAAGAGGAgcccccccgccacccccaccGTTCACCTCCTACATCGTGTCCACCCCTCCTGGAGGCTTTCCCCCTCCCCAGGGCTTCCCTCAGGGCTATGGTGCCCCGCCACAGTTCA GTTTTGGCTACGGGCCTCCACCTCCACCGCCAGATCAGTTTGCCCCTCCGGGGGTTCCTCCTCCACCGGCCACTCCCGGGGCAGCACCTCTGGCTTTCCCACCGCCTCCGTCTCAGGCTGCTCCGGACATGAGCAAGCCCCCGACAGCTCAGCCAGACTTTCCCTATGGTCAGTATG CAGGTTACGGGCAGGACTTGAGTGGCTTTGGACAGGGCTTCTCGGACCCCAGCCAGCAGCCTCCTTCGTACGGGGGTCCCTCCGTGCCAGGGTCGGGGGGCCCCCCCGCCGGCGGCAGCGGCTTTGGACGAGGGCAGAACCACAACGTGCAAGGGTTCCACCCCTACCGACGCTAG
- the DAZAP1 gene encoding DAZ-associated protein 1 isoform X2 gives MNNSGADEIGKLFVGGLDWSTTQETLRSYFSQYGEVVDCVIMKDKTTNQSRGFGFVKFKDPNCVGTVLASRPHTLDGRNIDPKPCTPRGMQPERTRPKEGWKGPRSDNSKSNKIFVGGIPHNCGETELREYFKKFGVVTEVVMIYDAEKQRPRGFGFITFEDEQSVDQAVNMHFHDIMGKKVEVKRAEPRDSKSQAPGQPGASQWGSRVVPNAANGWAGQPPPTWQQGYGPQGMWVPAGQAIGGYGPPPAGRGAPPPPPPFTSYIVSTPPGGFPPPQGFPQGYGAPPQFSFGYGPPPPPPDQFAPPGVPPPPATPGAAPLAFPPPPSQAAPDMSKPPTAQPDFPYGQYGKWFPAMPCPCWPQDPGHGLPSSASSPAGCPPAFTWWERGEGGGGCRGCWRDLVATRARQKGAWESCRSRAFVAQQVLQGVHVWEPEWRLGRGK, from the exons GAAGCTCTTCGTGGGCGGTCTTGACTGGAGCACGACCCAAG AGACTCTGCGCAGCTACTTTTCCCAATATGGAGAAGTCGTAGATTGTGTTATCATGAAAGATAAAACCACCAACCAGTCTCGAGGCTTTGGGTTTGTCAAATTTAAAGACCCAAACTGTGTGGGGACGGTGCTGGCCAGCAGACCGCACACGCTAGACGGCCGAAAC ATCGACCCCAAGCCATGCACACCCCGGGGGATGCAGCCAGAGAGAACACGGCCGAAGGAAGGATGG AAAGGACCCAGGAGCGATAACAGTAAATCAAATAAGATATTTGTCGGCGGAATTCCTCACAATTGTGGTGAGACAGAGCTCAGGGAATACTTCAAGAAGTTCGGAGTG GTCACGGAGGTAGTCATGATCTATGATGCCGAGAAGCAGAGGCCCCGAG GTTTTGGATTTATTACTTTCGAGGACGAACAATCAGTGGACCAGGCTGTCAACATGCATTTTCACGACATCATGGGCAAAAAA GTGGAAGTTAAACGAGCTGAGCCTCGGGACAGCAAGAGCCAAGCGCCGGGACAGCCAGGTGCCAGCCAGTGGGGGAGCCGGGTTGTGCCCAACGCTGCCAATGGCTGGGCAGGCCAGCCCCCGCCCACGTGGCAGCAAGGATATGGCCCGCAAG GAATGTGGGTGCCGGCAGGACAGGCAATTG GTGGCTACGGACCGCCCCCTGCGGGAAGAGGAgcccccccgccacccccaccGTTCACCTCCTACATCGTGTCCACCCCTCCTGGAGGCTTTCCCCCTCCCCAGGGCTTCCCTCAGGGCTATGGTGCCCCGCCACAGTTCA GTTTTGGCTACGGGCCTCCACCTCCACCGCCAGATCAGTTTGCCCCTCCGGGGGTTCCTCCTCCACCGGCCACTCCCGGGGCAGCACCTCTGGCTTTCCCACCGCCTCCGTCTCAGGCTGCTCCGGACATGAGCAAGCCCCCGACAGCTCAGCCAGACTTTCCCTATGGTCAGTATGGTAAGTGGTTTCCTGCCATGCCGTGTCCCTGCTGGCCCCAGGACCCTGGGCACGGCCTGCCTTCTTCTGCTTCCTCCCCTGCTGGATGCCCCCCAGCCTTTACCTGgtgggaaaggggagagggaggaggggggtgCCGGGGTTGTTGGAGAGACCTCGTGGCAACTCGGGCCCGGCAGAAGGGAGCGTGGGAGTCTTGTCGCAGCAGAGCATTCGTCGCACAGCAGGTGTTGCAGGGCGTGCATGTGTGGGAACCTGAGTGGCGACTGGGTCGAGGGAAGTGA
- the DAZAP1 gene encoding DAZ-associated protein 1 isoform X3, producing the protein MNNSGADEIGKLFVGGLDWSTTQETLRSYFSQYGEVVDCVIMKDKTTNQSRGFGFVKFKDPNCVGTVLASRPHTLDGRNIDPKPCTPRGMQPERTRPKEGWQKGPRSDNSKSNKIFVGGIPHNCGETELREYFKKFGVVTEVVMIYDAEKQRPRGFGFITFEDEQSVDQAVNMHFHDIMGKKVEVKRAEPRDSKSQAPGQPGASQWGSRVVPNAANGWAGQPPPTWQQGYGPQGMWVPAGQAIGGYGPPPAGRGAPPPPPPFTSYIVSTPPGGFPPPQGFPQGYGAPPQFSFGYGPPPPPPDQFAPPGVPPPPATPGAAPLAFPPPPSQAAPDMSKPPTAQPDFPYGQYAGYGQDLSGFGQGFSDPSQQPPSYGGPSVPGSGGPPAGGSGFGRGQNHNVQGFHPYRR; encoded by the exons GAAGCTCTTCGTGGGCGGTCTTGACTGGAGCACGACCCAAG AGACTCTGCGCAGCTACTTTTCCCAATATGGAGAAGTCGTAGATTGTGTTATCATGAAAGATAAAACCACCAACCAGTCTCGAGGCTTTGGGTTTGTCAAATTTAAAGACCCAAACTGTGTGGGGACGGTGCTGGCCAGCAGACCGCACACGCTAGACGGCCGAAAC ATCGACCCCAAGCCATGCACACCCCGGGGGATGCAGCCAGAGAGAACACGGCCGAAGGAAGGATGG CAGAAAGGACCCAGGAGCGATAACAGTAAATCAAATAAGATATTTGTCGGCGGAATTCCTCACAATTGTGGTGAGACAGAGCTCAGGGAATACTTCAAGAAGTTCGGAGTG GTCACGGAGGTAGTCATGATCTATGATGCCGAGAAGCAGAGGCCCCGAG GTTTTGGATTTATTACTTTCGAGGACGAACAATCAGTGGACCAGGCTGTCAACATGCATTTTCACGACATCATGGGCAAAAAA GTGGAAGTTAAACGAGCTGAGCCTCGGGACAGCAAGAGCCAAGCGCCGGGACAGCCAGGTGCCAGCCAGTGGGGGAGCCGGGTTGTGCCCAACGCTGCCAATGGCTGGGCAGGCCAGCCCCCGCCCACGTGGCAGCAAGGATATGGCCCGCAAG GAATGTGGGTGCCGGCAGGACAGGCAATTG GTGGCTACGGACCGCCCCCTGCGGGAAGAGGAgcccccccgccacccccaccGTTCACCTCCTACATCGTGTCCACCCCTCCTGGAGGCTTTCCCCCTCCCCAGGGCTTCCCTCAGGGCTATGGTGCCCCGCCACAGTTCA GTTTTGGCTACGGGCCTCCACCTCCACCGCCAGATCAGTTTGCCCCTCCGGGGGTTCCTCCTCCACCGGCCACTCCCGGGGCAGCACCTCTGGCTTTCCCACCGCCTCCGTCTCAGGCTGCTCCGGACATGAGCAAGCCCCCGACAGCTCAGCCAGACTTTCCCTATGGTCAGTATG CAGGTTACGGGCAGGACTTGAGTGGCTTTGGACAGGGCTTCTCGGACCCCAGCCAGCAGCCTCCTTCGTACGGGGGTCCCTCCGTGCCAGGGTCGGGGGGCCCCCCCGCCGGCGGCAGCGGCTTTGGACGAGGGCAGAACCACAACGTGCAAGGGTTCCACCCCTACCGACGCTAG
- the DAZAP1 gene encoding DAZ-associated protein 1 isoform X6, translating to MNNSGADEIGKLFVGGLDWSTTQETLRSYFSQYGEVVDCVIMKDKTTNQSRGFGFVKFKDPNCVGTVLASRPHTLDGRNIDPKPCTPRGMQPERTRPKEGWKGPRSDNSKSNKIFVGGIPHNCGETELREYFKKFGVVTEVVMIYDAEKQRPRGFGFITFEDEQSVDQAVNMHFHDIMGKKVEVKRAEPRDSKSQAPGQPGASQWGSRVVPNAANGWAGQPPPTWQQGYGPQGMWVPAGQAIGGYGPPPAGRGAPPPPPPFTSYIVSTPPGGFPPPQGFPQGYGAPPQFSFGYGPPPPPPDQFAPPGVPPPPATPGAAPLAFPPPPSQAAPDMSKPPTAQPDFPYGQYGYGQDLSGFGQGFSDPSQQPPSYGGPSVPGSGGPPAGGSGFGRGQNHNVQGFHPYRR from the exons GAAGCTCTTCGTGGGCGGTCTTGACTGGAGCACGACCCAAG AGACTCTGCGCAGCTACTTTTCCCAATATGGAGAAGTCGTAGATTGTGTTATCATGAAAGATAAAACCACCAACCAGTCTCGAGGCTTTGGGTTTGTCAAATTTAAAGACCCAAACTGTGTGGGGACGGTGCTGGCCAGCAGACCGCACACGCTAGACGGCCGAAAC ATCGACCCCAAGCCATGCACACCCCGGGGGATGCAGCCAGAGAGAACACGGCCGAAGGAAGGATGG AAAGGACCCAGGAGCGATAACAGTAAATCAAATAAGATATTTGTCGGCGGAATTCCTCACAATTGTGGTGAGACAGAGCTCAGGGAATACTTCAAGAAGTTCGGAGTG GTCACGGAGGTAGTCATGATCTATGATGCCGAGAAGCAGAGGCCCCGAG GTTTTGGATTTATTACTTTCGAGGACGAACAATCAGTGGACCAGGCTGTCAACATGCATTTTCACGACATCATGGGCAAAAAA GTGGAAGTTAAACGAGCTGAGCCTCGGGACAGCAAGAGCCAAGCGCCGGGACAGCCAGGTGCCAGCCAGTGGGGGAGCCGGGTTGTGCCCAACGCTGCCAATGGCTGGGCAGGCCAGCCCCCGCCCACGTGGCAGCAAGGATATGGCCCGCAAG GAATGTGGGTGCCGGCAGGACAGGCAATTG GTGGCTACGGACCGCCCCCTGCGGGAAGAGGAgcccccccgccacccccaccGTTCACCTCCTACATCGTGTCCACCCCTCCTGGAGGCTTTCCCCCTCCCCAGGGCTTCCCTCAGGGCTATGGTGCCCCGCCACAGTTCA GTTTTGGCTACGGGCCTCCACCTCCACCGCCAGATCAGTTTGCCCCTCCGGGGGTTCCTCCTCCACCGGCCACTCCCGGGGCAGCACCTCTGGCTTTCCCACCGCCTCCGTCTCAGGCTGCTCCGGACATGAGCAAGCCCCCGACAGCTCAGCCAGACTTTCCCTATGGTCAGTATG GTTACGGGCAGGACTTGAGTGGCTTTGGACAGGGCTTCTCGGACCCCAGCCAGCAGCCTCCTTCGTACGGGGGTCCCTCCGTGCCAGGGTCGGGGGGCCCCCCCGCCGGCGGCAGCGGCTTTGGACGAGGGCAGAACCACAACGTGCAAGGGTTCCACCCCTACCGACGCTAG
- the DAZAP1 gene encoding DAZ-associated protein 1 isoform X4: MNNSGADEIGKLFVGGLDWSTTQETLRSYFSQYGEVVDCVIMKDKTTNQSRGFGFVKFKDPNCVGTVLASRPHTLDGRNIDPKPCTPRGMQPERTRPKEGWQKGPRSDNSKSNKIFVGGIPHNCGETELREYFKKFGVVTEVVMIYDAEKQRPRGFGFITFEDEQSVDQAVNMHFHDIMGKKVEVKRAEPRDSKSQAPGQPGASQWGSRVVPNAANGWAGQPPPTWQQGYGPQGMWVPAGQAIGGYGPPPAGRGAPPPPPPFTSYIVSTPPGGFPPPQGFPQGYGAPPQFSFGYGPPPPPPDQFAPPGVPPPPATPGAAPLAFPPPPSQAAPDMSKPPTAQPDFPYGQYGYGQDLSGFGQGFSDPSQQPPSYGGPSVPGSGGPPAGGSGFGRGQNHNVQGFHPYRR, encoded by the exons GAAGCTCTTCGTGGGCGGTCTTGACTGGAGCACGACCCAAG AGACTCTGCGCAGCTACTTTTCCCAATATGGAGAAGTCGTAGATTGTGTTATCATGAAAGATAAAACCACCAACCAGTCTCGAGGCTTTGGGTTTGTCAAATTTAAAGACCCAAACTGTGTGGGGACGGTGCTGGCCAGCAGACCGCACACGCTAGACGGCCGAAAC ATCGACCCCAAGCCATGCACACCCCGGGGGATGCAGCCAGAGAGAACACGGCCGAAGGAAGGATGG CAGAAAGGACCCAGGAGCGATAACAGTAAATCAAATAAGATATTTGTCGGCGGAATTCCTCACAATTGTGGTGAGACAGAGCTCAGGGAATACTTCAAGAAGTTCGGAGTG GTCACGGAGGTAGTCATGATCTATGATGCCGAGAAGCAGAGGCCCCGAG GTTTTGGATTTATTACTTTCGAGGACGAACAATCAGTGGACCAGGCTGTCAACATGCATTTTCACGACATCATGGGCAAAAAA GTGGAAGTTAAACGAGCTGAGCCTCGGGACAGCAAGAGCCAAGCGCCGGGACAGCCAGGTGCCAGCCAGTGGGGGAGCCGGGTTGTGCCCAACGCTGCCAATGGCTGGGCAGGCCAGCCCCCGCCCACGTGGCAGCAAGGATATGGCCCGCAAG GAATGTGGGTGCCGGCAGGACAGGCAATTG GTGGCTACGGACCGCCCCCTGCGGGAAGAGGAgcccccccgccacccccaccGTTCACCTCCTACATCGTGTCCACCCCTCCTGGAGGCTTTCCCCCTCCCCAGGGCTTCCCTCAGGGCTATGGTGCCCCGCCACAGTTCA GTTTTGGCTACGGGCCTCCACCTCCACCGCCAGATCAGTTTGCCCCTCCGGGGGTTCCTCCTCCACCGGCCACTCCCGGGGCAGCACCTCTGGCTTTCCCACCGCCTCCGTCTCAGGCTGCTCCGGACATGAGCAAGCCCCCGACAGCTCAGCCAGACTTTCCCTATGGTCAGTATG GTTACGGGCAGGACTTGAGTGGCTTTGGACAGGGCTTCTCGGACCCCAGCCAGCAGCCTCCTTCGTACGGGGGTCCCTCCGTGCCAGGGTCGGGGGGCCCCCCCGCCGGCGGCAGCGGCTTTGGACGAGGGCAGAACCACAACGTGCAAGGGTTCCACCCCTACCGACGCTAG